Proteins encoded by one window of Clostridium bornimense:
- a CDS encoding NADP-dependent glyceraldehyde-3-phosphate dehydrogenase: protein MKEIYLNDLNIELKKLLNGKWIESDSDTYIDIHSPLNNSLLGKVPAMSKEEVDLAIESCKEAQKKWKLTNIFERSEILYKAADILEEKIDELSELLIMEVAKDRESARSEVNRTADFIRFTADTAKNMQGEILQGDSFKGGTKDKIAMVTREPLGVVLAISPFNYPVNLAASKIAPAIIGGNTVIFKPATQGSLSGLYLANIFQKAGVPAGVINTITGKGSEIGDYVVTHPDIDFINFTGSSEIGARISQISKMTPTLMELGGKDAAIVLKDADLDLAAKNIVAGAYSYSGQRCTAIKRVLVENEVADKLVEKLKEKVEKLVVGNPLEKQVDIVPLIDNKSALFVEGLIEDAIKKGGKLIVGGKREENIVYPTLIDNVNEKMELAWEEPFGPVLPILRVNNIEEAIEIANKSQYGLQSSVFTENINDAFYIAGKLEVGTVQVNNKTERGPDHFPFLGVKNSGIGVQGIRYSIEAMSRVKSTVINLRK, encoded by the coding sequence ATGAAAGAAATATATCTTAATGATTTAAATATAGAGTTAAAGAAATTATTAAATGGTAAGTGGATAGAAAGTGATAGTGATACATACATAGATATACACTCACCTTTAAATAATTCTTTATTAGGTAAAGTTCCAGCAATGAGTAAAGAAGAGGTAGATTTAGCTATAGAAAGTTGTAAAGAGGCTCAAAAGAAGTGGAAATTAACTAATATTTTTGAGAGATCAGAAATATTATATAAAGCAGCTGATATATTAGAAGAGAAAATTGATGAGTTATCAGAATTACTTATTATGGAGGTTGCAAAAGATAGAGAAAGTGCTAGATCAGAAGTTAATAGAACAGCTGATTTTATTAGATTTACAGCAGATACTGCTAAAAATATGCAAGGAGAAATTTTACAAGGTGATAGTTTTAAAGGTGGTACAAAAGACAAGATAGCAATGGTAACAAGAGAACCACTTGGTGTTGTTTTAGCAATATCACCATTTAATTATCCTGTTAATTTAGCAGCATCAAAAATAGCACCAGCCATTATAGGTGGTAATACTGTTATTTTTAAACCAGCAACACAAGGAAGCTTAAGTGGACTATATTTAGCAAATATTTTTCAAAAAGCAGGTGTTCCAGCTGGAGTTATTAATACAATAACAGGAAAAGGTAGTGAGATAGGAGACTATGTTGTTACACATCCTGATATTGATTTTATTAACTTTACAGGAAGTTCAGAGATAGGAGCTAGAATTTCTCAAATATCAAAAATGACACCTACATTAATGGAATTGGGTGGAAAGGATGCAGCTATTGTTTTAAAGGATGCTGATTTAGATTTGGCAGCAAAGAATATTGTTGCAGGTGCTTATTCATATTCTGGACAAAGATGTACAGCAATAAAGAGAGTATTAGTAGAAAATGAAGTTGCAGATAAGTTAGTGGAAAAGCTAAAAGAAAAAGTGGAAAAGCTAGTTGTAGGAAATCCATTAGAAAAACAAGTTGATATTGTACCACTTATAGATAATAAAAGTGCATTATTTGTAGAAGGATTGATTGAAGATGCTATAAAAAAGGGTGGAAAACTTATAGTAGGTGGGAAAAGAGAAGAAAATATAGTTTATCCAACACTTATTGATAATGTTAATGAAAAAATGGAATTAGCATGGGAGGAACCATTCGGACCAGTATTACCTATTTTAAGAGTAAATAATATAGAAGAAGCTATTGAAATAGCTAATAAATCTCAGTATGGATTGCAGTCATCTGTATTTACTGAAAATATAAATGATGCATTTTATATTGCTGGAAAGCTTGAAGTAGGAACTGTTCAAGTTAATAATAAGACAGAAAGAGGGCCAGATCACTTCCCATTTTTAGGCGTGAAGAACTCTGGTATAGGGGTTCAAGGAATAAGATATTCTATAGAAGCAATGAGTAGAGTTAAATCTACTGTAATTAATTTAAGAAAATAA
- a CDS encoding Crp/Fnr family transcriptional regulator — translation MNNCCGNCKRGLCTKEISIFSSLDSSELTEIIEKMIHKKFNKNDIVFLEGEKAKTLYFLNVGKIKIYKYTKDGKEQILHILSEGDFFGELNLLKESKYRFNAKAIEESKICTLSKENFKEILLDKPEIAIKILEIMGERLSEVENLAQNLATNDIDARIAFLLKDLCDKYGEFNENSIIINLPLNREDMANYVGVTRETISRKLKKFEEEGIIKIVGTKKIVVMDEKGLKKYI, via the coding sequence ATGAATAATTGTTGTGGTAATTGCAAAAGAGGATTATGTACAAAAGAAATATCTATTTTTTCATCGTTAGATTCTAGTGAACTAACAGAGATTATTGAAAAAATGATTCATAAGAAATTTAATAAAAATGATATTGTATTTTTAGAAGGGGAAAAAGCTAAAACTTTATATTTTCTTAATGTTGGTAAGATAAAAATTTATAAATATACTAAAGATGGAAAAGAACAAATATTACATATACTTTCAGAAGGAGATTTTTTTGGTGAATTAAATTTACTTAAGGAGTCTAAATATAGGTTTAATGCTAAGGCAATAGAAGAAAGTAAAATTTGTACATTAAGTAAAGAGAATTTTAAAGAGATTTTATTAGATAAACCTGAGATAGCAATTAAAATATTAGAAATAATGGGTGAGCGATTATCAGAGGTAGAAAATCTTGCACAAAATTTAGCCACTAATGATATTGATGCTAGAATTGCATTTTTATTGAAAGATTTATGTGATAAGTATGGTGAGTTTAATGAGAATAGTATAATTATTAATTTGCCATTAAATAGAGAAGATATGGCTAATTATGTAGGGGTTACGAGAGAAACTATAAGTAGAAAACTTAAAAAGTTTGAAGAAGAAGGGATAATAAAAATTGTTGGAACAAAGAAAATTGTAGTTATGGATGAAAAAGGATTAAAAAAATATATTTAA
- a CDS encoding mannose-1-phosphate guanylyltransferase, producing MLYALILAGGKGTRLYPLSREDNPKQFLKVINDKSFLRNTVDRILKLIPRENIYVVTNERYLDKVKEELNDIKEENIFTEPQNKETATCIALSAVKLVKNDKDAKMVVLPSDHYIQGEREYLDTIQRALDISERRRGLVTIGIKPTRPETGYGYIKVGDRVNNKIGTFRVEQFIEKPNLEVATDFYYSNNYLWNSGMFVWRADVFLRELERYVPKMYKNMMEIYKAVNTKEEKKVIEDQYNLIEGISVDYGIMQKTRKAYVIESEFVWDDIGNFNSLGKFLSNQRSNGIKGEVFTSESENCFVFGGKKFIITFGVEDLIIVDSEDVLLIMSKDKDQDLKHLVDIIKQNDKFNKYI from the coding sequence GTGTTATATGCATTGATATTGGCTGGAGGCAAAGGTACAAGATTATATCCACTTTCAAGAGAAGATAATCCTAAACAGTTTTTAAAGGTAATTAATGATAAGAGTTTTTTAAGAAATACTGTAGATAGAATTTTAAAATTAATTCCAAGAGAAAATATATATGTTGTAACAAACGAGAGATATTTAGATAAAGTTAAAGAAGAATTAAATGATATTAAGGAAGAAAACATATTCACAGAGCCACAAAATAAAGAAACTGCTACATGTATAGCATTATCAGCAGTAAAACTTGTGAAAAATGATAAGGATGCTAAGATGGTAGTACTACCATCAGATCATTATATACAGGGAGAAAGAGAATATTTAGATACAATACAAAGAGCTTTAGATATATCGGAAAGAAGACGAGGATTAGTTACTATTGGAATCAAACCTACGAGACCGGAGACGGGATATGGATATATAAAAGTAGGGGATAGAGTGAATAATAAGATAGGTACTTTTAGAGTTGAACAATTTATAGAAAAACCTAATCTTGAAGTAGCTACAGATTTTTATTATAGTAATAATTATTTATGGAATTCTGGTATGTTTGTATGGAGAGCAGATGTTTTTTTAAGAGAATTAGAAAGATATGTCCCAAAGATGTATAAAAATATGATGGAGATATATAAAGCAGTAAATACTAAAGAAGAAAAAAAAGTCATTGAAGACCAATACAATCTTATAGAAGGAATTTCTGTAGATTATGGTATAATGCAAAAAACAAGAAAAGCATATGTAATAGAAAGTGAATTTGTATGGGATGATATAGGAAATTTCAATTCATTAGGAAAATTTTTGTCAAATCAAAGATCAAATGGGATAAAGGGAGAAGTATTTACTAGTGAAAGTGAAAATTGCTTTGTATTTGGAGGAAAAAAGTTTATTATAACATTTGGAGTGGAAGATCTGATAATAGTAGATAGTGAAGATGTGTTACTTATAATGAGTAAAGATAAAGATCAAGATTTAAAACACTTAGTTGATATAATAAAACAAAATGATAAATTTAATAAATATATATAG
- a CDS encoding HAD-IC family P-type ATPase, with the protein MIFDGFVSIADPIRDDVYGAVETCHKAGIDIKMLTGDNIVTARAIAKDLGLLEEDSIVCEAVDIDAMSDEELRKALPKIKVIARSKPLTKMRVVETLIALGNSVGVTGDGINDAPALKKSDVGIAMGITGTEVSKEAADMVLLDDSFTTIVKAVGWGRGVYENFQKFIQFQLTVNVAAVITVLLSEIFNFGSPFTPLQLLWINIIMDGPLAITLGIEAMRKNIMNDKPIKRDASIITKSMITKIIIGGVYIVAMIFLLMNTNILGGTEAEQPTLVFNAFVLFALFNVFNSRRLDNESVIKGFFSNKVLLEVFAGVFVIQVLATQFLGSIFNTVPLSFTMWIKVIAYSFTIVVLGEVIRFVKRILDKKKA; encoded by the coding sequence ATGATTTTTGATGGGTTTGTTTCTATAGCGGATCCTATAAGAGATGATGTATATGGAGCTGTTGAAACTTGTCATAAAGCAGGAATAGATATTAAAATGCTTACTGGTGATAATATTGTTACAGCTAGAGCTATAGCAAAAGATTTAGGGTTATTAGAAGAGGACTCAATAGTTTGTGAAGCTGTTGATATAGATGCTATGAGTGATGAAGAGTTAAGAAAGGCTCTACCAAAAATAAAAGTTATTGCTAGAAGTAAACCTCTTACAAAGATGAGAGTAGTAGAAACATTAATAGCTCTTGGAAATTCTGTTGGTGTTACTGGTGATGGTATTAATGATGCTCCAGCATTAAAGAAATCCGATGTTGGTATAGCAATGGGTATTACAGGTACAGAGGTATCTAAAGAAGCAGCAGATATGGTTCTTCTAGATGATTCTTTTACAACTATAGTAAAAGCAGTAGGGTGGGGACGTGGAGTATATGAAAACTTCCAAAAGTTTATTCAATTCCAACTTACTGTTAACGTAGCAGCAGTTATAACTGTACTTTTATCAGAAATATTTAATTTTGGTTCTCCATTTACTCCTCTTCAATTATTATGGATTAACATAATAATGGATGGTCCTCTAGCTATTACTTTAGGAATAGAAGCAATGAGAAAAAATATTATGAATGATAAACCAATAAAGAGAGATGCAAGTATAATAACAAAATCAATGATTACGAAGATAATTATTGGTGGAGTTTATATAGTTGCTATGATATTCTTGCTTATGAATACAAATATTTTAGGTGGTACAGAAGCAGAACAACCAACATTAGTATTTAATGCTTTTGTTTTATTTGCACTATTTAATGTATTTAATTCTAGAAGACTTGATAATGAAAGTGTAATTAAAGGATTCTTTTCAAATAAAGTTTTATTAGAAGTATTTGCAGGAGTATTTGTAATACAAGTTTTAGCTACACAATTTTTAGGTAGTATATTTAATACTGTACCATTAAGCTTTACAATGTGGATTAAAGTAATAGCATACTCTTTTACTATTGTAGTTTTAGGTGAAGTTATTAGATTTGTAAAAAGAATATTAGATAAAAAGAAAGCATAA
- a CDS encoding cation-translocating P-type ATPase yields MNYFSKSTEETLKSLGSSKEGGIKETDISKLREKHGYNEFTKAPADGLIKRIINSLCEPMMLILLVALAITVIINIMKIIQGQPTEWIETIGIILAISLSVGISLVTEGKSQKAFDSLNDISEGILIKVIRDGGLKQIPKNELLPGDIVIIETGDKIPADGRLLETTDLQIDESMLTGESMMVKKDSNAILTDEKTPLAERKNMVYSGTYATFGQGLMVVTEIGDATEMGAIAREIQGNNQGSTPLQEKLANLGKNIAKIGIVVATVVFVIKILRLVSTGTLNIDTVGEALTTSIALIVASVPEGLPTIVAATLALNVMKLAKNNALVKKIVACETIGSVNVICSDKTGTLTKNEMTVIDVFHNGKLTSPKELDNDHMIMNYRVNSSAQLEEDNGNKKYVGNPTEVALLTSIMDVPEREVERIHQYPFSSDKKYMSSIIRDNGEIVLYAKGSPEKILSFSTKVMIDGKILDLTEDVQKI; encoded by the coding sequence ATGAATTATTTTAGCAAAAGTACAGAAGAAACGTTGAAATCATTGGGATCTTCGAAAGAAGGGGGGATTAAGGAAACAGATATTTCCAAGTTAAGGGAAAAGCATGGATATAATGAATTTACTAAAGCACCAGCAGATGGGCTTATAAAGAGAATTATTAATTCATTATGTGAACCAATGATGCTTATATTGTTAGTTGCATTAGCAATAACAGTTATTATAAACATCATGAAAATTATTCAAGGTCAGCCTACAGAATGGATTGAAACTATAGGTATAATTTTAGCTATTTCACTTTCAGTTGGTATAAGTTTAGTTACTGAAGGAAAGTCTCAAAAAGCTTTTGATTCATTAAATGATATTAGTGAAGGTATTCTAATTAAAGTAATTCGTGATGGTGGATTAAAACAAATACCTAAAAATGAATTGTTACCAGGAGATATAGTTATTATTGAAACTGGAGATAAAATTCCAGCGGATGGAAGACTTTTAGAAACAACAGATCTTCAAATAGATGAGTCTATGTTAACTGGTGAAAGTATGATGGTTAAGAAAGATAGTAATGCTATCTTAACTGATGAAAAAACTCCTTTAGCAGAAAGAAAGAATATGGTTTATTCTGGAACATATGCAACTTTTGGACAAGGTCTTATGGTAGTAACTGAAATTGGTGATGCTACTGAAATGGGTGCAATAGCAAGAGAAATTCAAGGAAATAATCAAGGAAGTACACCTCTTCAAGAGAAGTTGGCTAATCTTGGTAAAAACATTGCTAAGATCGGTATAGTTGTTGCTACAGTAGTATTTGTAATAAAAATACTTAGATTGGTATCAACAGGAACTCTAAATATTGATACTGTTGGTGAAGCGTTAACTACTAGTATAGCTCTTATTGTAGCATCTGTGCCAGAGGGACTTCCAACAATAGTAGCTGCTACTTTAGCTCTTAATGTTATGAAATTAGCTAAAAATAACGCATTAGTAAAAAAGATTGTAGCTTGTGAAACTATAGGTTCTGTAAATGTTATTTGTTCTGATAAGACAGGTACATTAACTAAAAATGAAATGACAGTTATCGATGTTTTCCATAATGGAAAATTAACATCTCCAAAAGAACTAGATAACGATCATATGATAATGAATTATAGAGTTAATAGTTCTGCTCAATTAGAAGAAGATAATGGTAATAAAAAGTATGTTGGAAATCCAACAGAGGTAGCTCTTTTAACATCTATAATGGATGTACCAGAAAGGGAAGTAGAAAGAATACATCAATATCCATTTAGTTCAGATAAAAAATATATGTCTAGTATTATAAGAGATAATGGTGAGATTGTTCTTTATGCAAAAGGAAGTCCGGAAAAAATATTATCTTTTTCTACTAAAGTAATGATAGATGGTAAAATTTTAGATTTAACTGAAGATGTACAAAAAATATAG
- a CDS encoding SPFH domain-containing protein, whose product MLVFLIILGVILIVSLISSIKIVNTGQVFVVERLGQFNKLLEPGWHFLIPYVDFVRRRVSTKQQIIDIQPQTVITKDNVNIQIDNVIFYKVINAKDAVYNIENYMEGIRYATITNMRNIVGEMTLDEVLSGRDRINSKLLTIVDEITDAYGIKLLSVEIKNILPPREIQEAMEKQMKAERNKRAVILEAEGAKQAEIARAEGEKQSRILEAEAEKEANIRRAEGLREAQLLEAQGKADAIEAVAKAEAEAIKKVNAAIIESGTNETVIALKQVEALKEMANNPANKLILPNETLSSLGSIAAIGEMLKK is encoded by the coding sequence ATGTTAGTTTTTTTAATCATTTTAGGGGTAATTTTAATAGTATCTTTAATAAGTTCAATTAAAATAGTTAATACTGGACAAGTATTTGTAGTAGAAAGATTAGGACAATTCAATAAATTACTAGAACCAGGGTGGCATTTCTTAATACCATATGTAGACTTTGTAAGAAGAAGGGTATCAACAAAACAACAAATTATAGATATTCAACCACAAACAGTTATAACTAAAGATAACGTTAATATTCAAATTGATAATGTTATATTCTATAAAGTTATTAATGCAAAAGATGCAGTATATAACATAGAAAATTATATGGAAGGTATAAGATATGCAACTATTACTAACATGAGAAATATAGTTGGAGAAATGACATTAGATGAAGTTTTATCAGGAAGAGATAGAATAAACTCTAAACTTTTAACTATAGTAGATGAAATTACAGATGCATATGGTATAAAACTTCTTTCAGTAGAAATTAAAAATATTCTTCCACCAAGAGAAATTCAAGAAGCAATGGAAAAGCAAATGAAAGCTGAAAGAAATAAAAGAGCTGTTATTTTAGAGGCAGAAGGTGCTAAGCAAGCTGAAATTGCTAGAGCAGAAGGTGAAAAGCAATCTAGAATATTAGAAGCAGAAGCTGAAAAAGAAGCAAATATAAGAAGAGCAGAAGGGCTTAGAGAAGCTCAACTGTTAGAAGCACAAGGTAAAGCTGATGCTATAGAAGCAGTGGCAAAAGCGGAAGCAGAAGCTATAAAGAAAGTAAATGCTGCGATTATTGAATCAGGTACAAATGAAACAGTAATAGCATTAAAACAAGTTGAAGCACTTAAAGAAATGGCTAATAATCCAGCTAACAAGCTTATTTTACCAAATGAAACACTATCATCACTTGGTAGCATTGCAGCTATTGGAGAAATGCTTAAAAAATAA
- a CDS encoding NfeD family protein: MIYFLWAVIIIAAVTIDVCSSNLLFVWFGLGALVAILLNVLGVPFVVQVIVFVLLGIILTLIFYPIFKKKLKEIPKTLTREEEMIGKEFIAKTDIESTGSVMIDGTYWTVINEGKAIKAGESYIITGIVGTKFTIKSK, from the coding sequence ATGATATATTTTTTATGGGCTGTAATAATAATAGCGGCTGTAACTATTGATGTATGTAGTAGTAATTTATTATTTGTATGGTTTGGGCTTGGGGCGCTAGTTGCAATTCTATTAAATGTACTAGGAGTACCATTTGTTGTACAAGTTATAGTTTTTGTATTATTAGGTATTATTCTAACATTAATCTTTTATCCGATCTTTAAAAAGAAATTAAAAGAGATTCCAAAGACCTTGACAAGAGAAGAAGAGATGATAGGTAAAGAGTTTATTGCAAAAACAGATATTGAAAGTACAGGTTCAGTAATGATAGATGGTACTTATTGGACTGTAATAAACGAAGGAAAAGCTATTAAAGCTGGAGAAAGTTATATAATCACAGGTATAGTGGGAACTAAGTTCACTATAAAAAGTAAATAG
- a CDS encoding NAD(P)-dependent oxidoreductase, protein MRKKVLFTFGFKKEDKKFIESLGYEIYEENERNLYFKDYMEEVEVLVCYNPFATLDIRKMKKLKWIQLSSIGVDQLAGFKSYIEENNIVVSNNKGGYSIAIGEWIVLNILEIYKKRKEVYKNQENMKWKLIYNMPEIYGKTIGFIGTGTLAVEAAKRLQGFGATIVGLNTNGTNREYFNYCYQNNDIEKMIPICDVVVVTIPYTKETYKFIDERKLSLMKKDSILINVARGEVIDEDALYKYLKEKKIKAAALDVFYKEPLPVDNELWKLDNVIITAHNSWLTKETFDRRWDFYKSNLIRYINEEKVENIVDFNKGY, encoded by the coding sequence ATGAGAAAAAAAGTTTTGTTCACTTTTGGATTTAAGAAAGAAGATAAGAAATTTATAGAGTCTTTAGGATATGAGATATATGAAGAAAATGAGAGGAATCTATATTTTAAGGATTATATGGAAGAAGTAGAGGTATTAGTTTGTTATAATCCTTTTGCGACTTTAGATATAAGAAAAATGAAAAAATTGAAATGGATTCAACTTTCATCAATAGGTGTAGATCAACTTGCTGGGTTTAAATCATATATTGAAGAAAATAATATAGTAGTTTCTAATAATAAAGGTGGTTATAGTATTGCCATCGGTGAATGGATAGTACTAAATATATTGGAAATCTATAAAAAGAGAAAAGAAGTTTATAAAAATCAAGAAAATATGAAATGGAAATTAATTTATAATATGCCTGAAATTTATGGAAAGACTATAGGGTTTATTGGGACCGGAACTCTTGCAGTAGAAGCAGCAAAAAGACTTCAAGGTTTTGGAGCTACTATAGTTGGATTAAATACTAATGGTACAAATAGAGAGTATTTTAATTATTGTTATCAAAATAATGATATTGAAAAAATGATACCTATTTGTGATGTAGTAGTAGTTACAATTCCATATACAAAAGAAACATATAAGTTTATTGATGAGAGAAAATTATCATTAATGAAAAAAGATAGCATATTAATTAATGTTGCAAGAGGCGAAGTTATAGATGAAGATGCTTTATATAAATATCTTAAGGAGAAAAAAATTAAGGCAGCTGCTTTAGATGTCTTTTATAAAGAACCATTGCCTGTAGACAATGAATTATGGAAATTAGACAATGTAATAATAACTGCACATAATTCATGGCTCACAAAGGAAACTTTTGATAGAAGATGGGATTTTTACAAAAGCAATCTTATTAGATATATAAATGAAGAAAAGGTAGAAAATATTGTAGATTTTAACAAAGGTTATTAA
- a CDS encoding GNAT family N-acetyltransferase, with product MIREFKVNKKNGDTVKIIMKELDLAYIEKIMNLQENILNGIENKEIYAASTTEEFEEVILSKGKIIGCVTEEDDLIAMGVYVENGYGDHNYGYDLEIQGEELLKVCQIESTVVDEVYRGNRLQKIICEIIENIARERKMKLITATASPYNPYSVNTFKGLGYEIKKDKLKYGGLRRYILAKNV from the coding sequence ATGATTAGAGAATTTAAAGTTAATAAAAAAAATGGAGATACGGTAAAAATAATAATGAAAGAGTTAGATTTAGCATATATTGAAAAGATAATGAATTTACAAGAGAACATTTTAAATGGTATAGAGAATAAAGAAATTTATGCAGCTTCAACTACTGAAGAGTTTGAGGAAGTAATTTTAAGTAAGGGTAAGATTATAGGGTGTGTAACTGAAGAAGATGATTTAATAGCAATGGGGGTTTATGTTGAAAATGGATATGGTGATCATAATTATGGTTATGATTTAGAAATTCAGGGTGAAGAGCTTTTAAAAGTGTGTCAGATTGAATCTACTGTAGTGGATGAAGTTTATAGAGGAAACAGGCTACAAAAAATTATTTGTGAAATTATTGAAAATATAGCTAGAGAGAGAAAAATGAAATTGATAACAGCAACAGCATCACCGTACAATCCATATAGTGTAAATACATTTAAGGGTTTAGGATATGAGATAAAGAAGGATAAATTAAAATATGGTGGATTAAGAAGATATATATTAGCAAAAAATGTATAA
- a CDS encoding HTH domain-containing protein, translating to MEIKDKVLEALKNSAEPMKGGEIAEATGIDKKEVDKAIKALKTEGTIISPKRCYYGIAE from the coding sequence ATGGAAATAAAAGATAAAGTATTAGAAGCATTAAAAAATTCAGCAGAGCCTATGAAAGGTGGAGAAATTGCTGAAGCTACAGGGATAGATAAAAAAGAAGTAGATAAGGCAATAAAAGCTTTAAAGACAGAAGGAACAATAATATCTCCTAAGAGATGTTATTATGGAATAGCAGAATAG
- a CDS encoding NAD(P)/FAD-dependent oxidoreductase, which produces MNYDVIIVGAGPAGIFTAYELNKNKPNSNILLIEGGRSIDKRFCPKIKTNKCVKCKPYCHITSGFSGAGAFSDGKLSLSYEVGGDLPELVGANEVQSYIDYTDGIYLNFGADTKIEGIGNDDEIKEIRRKSIEGNLKLVDCPIRHLGTEKAHEIYSRIQKYLIDNGVTIKFDTIVKNLIIEENEIKGVLLSDSMTKTKDEKVFSDKVVIATGRKGSDWLKDMCVEHNIKHSAGPVDIGVRVELRNEVMDSVNNVLYESKLIGYPAPFRDKVRTFCQNPGGFVSQENYDNNLAIVNGHSYKDKKSNNTNLAILSSHNFAEPFNEPIEYGKKVAELVNMLGNGSILVQRYGDILDGKRTWPHELYQSNVKHTLPDAEAGDLTSALPYRTLTNILNFIEAMNTVVPGFASRETLLYGPEIKFYSNRIALDENFETNIKGLHCLGDSSGWTRGLMMASAMGVMMGRKL; this is translated from the coding sequence ATGAATTATGACGTAATAATAGTAGGTGCTGGTCCAGCGGGAATATTTACAGCCTATGAATTAAATAAAAACAAGCCTAATTCAAATATCCTATTAATTGAAGGTGGCAGAAGTATCGATAAAAGATTCTGTCCAAAAATAAAAACTAATAAATGTGTAAAATGCAAACCATACTGTCACATTACATCAGGTTTTTCTGGAGCTGGTGCTTTTTCTGATGGAAAACTTTCTTTAAGCTATGAAGTTGGTGGTGACCTTCCAGAATTAGTTGGTGCAAATGAAGTTCAAAGCTATATTGATTATACTGATGGTATATACCTAAATTTTGGTGCAGATACAAAAATCGAAGGTATAGGTAATGACGATGAGATAAAAGAAATAAGACGTAAGTCTATTGAAGGTAATCTAAAATTAGTTGATTGTCCTATACGACATCTAGGTACTGAAAAAGCACATGAAATATATTCTAGGATTCAAAAATATTTAATAGATAATGGTGTTACTATTAAATTTGACACTATTGTTAAAAATCTCATAATAGAAGAAAATGAAATTAAAGGTGTTTTACTTTCTGACTCTATGACAAAAACAAAAGATGAAAAAGTATTTAGTGATAAAGTAGTTATAGCTACTGGTAGAAAAGGTTCAGATTGGCTTAAAGACATGTGTGTAGAACATAATATAAAACATAGCGCTGGTCCTGTTGATATTGGTGTAAGAGTTGAGCTTAGAAATGAAGTAATGGATAGCGTTAATAACGTACTTTATGAATCAAAACTTATTGGTTATCCTGCTCCATTTAGAGATAAAGTTAGAACCTTCTGTCAAAATCCTGGTGGATTTGTTAGTCAGGAGAATTATGATAATAACCTAGCTATAGTAAATGGTCATTCATATAAAGATAAAAAATCTAACAATACTAATTTAGCAATATTAAGTTCTCACAATTTTGCTGAGCCATTTAATGAACCTATCGAATATGGTAAGAAAGTTGCTGAACTTGTTAATATGCTTGGGAATGGAAGTATCCTTGTTCAAAGATATGGAGATATACTTGACGGTAAGAGAACTTGGCCACATGAATTATATCAATCAAATGTAAAACATACTCTACCTGATGCCGAAGCTGGTGACTTAACTTCAGCTCTTCCTTATAGAACACTAACTAACATTCTTAATTTTATAGAAGCTATGAACACTGTTGTTCCTGGTTTCGCTAGTAGAGAAACTTTACTTTATGGACCAGAAATAAAATTCTATAGTAATCGAATAGCTCTAGATGAAAATTTTGAAACAAATATTAAAGGACTTCATTGCCTTGGAGATTCAAGTGGATGGACAAGAGGTTTAATGATGGCATCAGCAATGGGCGTAATGATGGGAAGAAAACTTTAA
- a CDS encoding heavy-metal-associated domain-containing protein, with translation MNKIIKIEGMSCEKCVAHVKDALEEVSGIEKVTVDLKEGKAIIEGNDVSDEVIKEVIEDEGYDVISIN, from the coding sequence ATGAATAAAATTATTAAAATTGAAGGAATGAGTTGTGAAAAGTGTGTGGCACATGTAAAGGATGCTTTAGAAGAAGTGTCAGGAATTGAAAAGGTTACTGTAGACTTAAAAGAAGGTAAAGCAATAATAGAAGGAAATGACGTAAGTGATGAAGTTATAAAAGAAGTTATTGAAGATGAAGGATACGATGTTATTTCGATAAATTAA